The following proteins come from a genomic window of Purpureocillium takamizusanense chromosome 13, complete sequence:
- a CDS encoding uncharacterized protein (SECRETED:SignalP(1-22~SECRETED:cutsite=SIA-AP~SECRETED:prob=0.7876)): protein MQIFLKLATLAFVLLLTDASIAAPLPGIGGSRFSGGASRTRAGSKTKYGSSRLAGGSSGLDTSSPGLARDHSLPPGMSAAHAAFLREAGVKPNGLGQLLYAPRKNSPYYEKQMREWEKSLPKNQELEHVEWQPDPDRRAKWIEKTSSTRKIPQGQRAGKANEKKEWNKKPWGKIGSGSKAFKAKDESRGGMPVRSGDSNVNEYLYDPASERDEMEAMNPAKANTSPKAANQGKPDKPKTSLGSKLLSKVFGKPNKVAPEGGKPGEANTSPEEPELVNKVVKAPHAEHWAKEIAKNHGPNNPMNPAGEGLGPKVPDTTTSEAGDKPESMIAAGVLRVTPQ from the coding sequence ATGCAGATCTTTCTGAAGCTCGCCACCTTGGCCTTCGTGTTGCTGCTTACCGACGCCTCGATCGCGGCACCGCTTCCAGGCATCGGCGGGAGCAGGTTTAGCGGCGGGGCCTCGCGGACGCGGGCTGGCAGCAAGACGAAGTACGGTAGCTCCAGGCTTGCTGGGGGCAGCTCGGGTCTCgacacgtcctcgccggggCTGGCACGCGACCATTCCCTTCCTCCGGGCATGAGCGCCGCTCATGCTGCGTTCCTTCGAGAAGCAGGAGTCAAGCCTAATGGCTTGGGCCAATTGCTGTACGCTCCTAGAAAGAACTCGCCGTATTATGAGAAGCAAATGAGGGAGTGGGAAAAAAGCCTCCCAAAAAATCAAGAGCTCGAACACGTGGAATGGCAGCCGGATCCCGATCGGCGTGCCAAATGGATCGAGAAAACGTCAAGCACTCGCAAAATCCCACAGGGGCAACGCGCAGGCAAGGCCAATGAAAAGAAGGAATGGAATAAGAAGCCCTGGGGCAAGATTGGGTCTGGATCAAAAGCcttcaaggccaaggacgagtCAAGAGGGGGAATGCCGGTCAGGTCGGGGGATAGCAATGTCAACGAGTACCTGTACGACCCGGCAAGCGAGCGGGATGAGATGGAGGCTATGAATcccgccaaggccaacacTTCACCCAAGGCGGCCAACCAGGGGAAGCCAGACAAACCCAAGACCTCGCTTGGTTCCAAGCTTCTTTCGAAGGTTTTTGGAAAGCCGAACAAGGTGGCCCCCGAAGGAGGAAAACCAGGTGAAGCCAATACGTCGCCCGAGGAGCCCGAGCTGGTCAACAAGGTAGTCAAGGCACCTCACGCCGAGCATTGGGCCAAGGAGATAGCGAAAAACCATGGACCGAATAACCCGATGAAtccggcgggcgagggactTGGCCCCAAGGTTCCGGACACCACAACGTCGGAAGCGGGAGACAAGCCCGAGAGCATGATAGCGGCGGGAGTCCTTCGAGTTACCCCTCAGTAG
- a CDS encoding uncharacterized protein (SECRETED:SignalP(1-22~SECRETED:cutsite=SVA-TP~SECRETED:prob=0.7085)), translating into MQFSGKLTAAALVLLFAGSSVATPVPGAGESSMRGGGGGGNKYGAQQGSNKYGQQGGSGAFGGVDSSASSTSWKYMGSKYNSAPGGGASSSSYGNSNKGKQPSFEQMKKDWDAGLDRNFGPGKHDGNSAMPKGATGNPLSQGSKQVQ; encoded by the coding sequence aTGCAGTTCTCTGGAAAGctcaccgccgcggccctcgtgCTGCTGTTCGCCGGCTCCTCGGTCGCGACGcccgtccccggcgccggtgaGAGCAGcatgcgcggcggcggcggcggcggcaacaagtACGGGGCGCAGCAGGGCTCCAACAAGTACGGCCAacagggcggcagcggcgcctttggcggcgttgactcgtcggcgtccagcACGTCTTGGAAGTACATGGGCTCAAAGTACAACAGCGCcccaggaggcggcgcctcctcctcctcctacggcaacagcaacaaggGGAAGCAGCCGAGCTTTGAGCAGATGAAGAAGGACTGGGATGCGGGGTTGGACCGCAACTTTGGCCCCGGCAAGCACGACGGAAACAGCGCGATGCCAAAAGGTGCAACCGGGAACCCTCTGAGCCAGGGCAGCAAGCAAGTCCAGTAG
- a CDS encoding uncharacterized protein (COG:S~TransMembrane:4 (i7-29o49-66i78-99o119-139i)~EggNog:ENOG503P5CW) gives MALPGGIVTILHAVLAVFLIIELGLTAYVVSITSGHWYGWWFGSSSVNFMLFNSIWTLLVLAYLAAVPRFAERAYHSLAALVLLGVTTIFWFAGSIALAARIGVPDCDHGSACRGIQTAQAAVAFGFFIWVIVTALTVFEGLGFMRGGGARADTTRKPGNPPAAV, from the exons atggctctccccggcggcatcgtcaccatcctgcacgccgtgctcgccgtcttTCTCATcatcgagctcggcctcacCGCCTACG TCGTCAGCATCACCAGCGGCCACTGGTATGGCTGGTGGTTCGGCTCCTCGAGCGTAAACTTCATGCTCTTCAACTCCATCTGgaccctcctcgtcctcgcctacctcgccgccgtcccgcgcttcgccgagcgcgcctaccactcgctcgccgccctcgtcctgctcggcgtcaccaccatctTCTGGTtcgccggcagcatcgccctcgccgcccgcatcgGCGTCCCCGACTGCGACCACGGCTCCGCCTGCCGCGGCATCCAgaccgcccaggccgccgtcgcctttgGCTTCTTCATCTgggtcatcgtcaccgccctgACCGTCTTCGAGGGGCTGGGCTTcatgcgcggcggcggggcccgcgccgacaCGACGCGCAAGCCGGGgaacccgcccgcggcggttTGA
- a CDS encoding uncharacterized protein (COG:S~EggNog:ENOG503P3RQ), with protein MALGAVYEAGLGRDAALRRRQTVTALGHYTQAIVRLQTAIQDGWRRSKAPPLAQQTSILWTTLFLGLFEVGLPVRHSPGALCRWLTLQLINDASGDGWRQHMVHGTAEALRAAGPGACARGPGRAFFAQARVFEACRTILFNEPTFLTDGAWADLARGMWTAGRDDGDGDGDEWHPLDSLLDVMVMCSRLRVRAGTLMDGWDAGGGGDDDDDADEARAVCADGEGLCEALRCWREAYAADSTDDDTAIRDDDSTLLARVFYAATRIYLSGIFDYRRAEWTRRLHGGGGGGLMTVMLARDEVDAHVETILTLTGAALKGSSEGGRDGRGLSPVLFLFPLRVAGARAADKRRRARVVELLGRIRGEGFVVAAAIEGDLRGGVWRRG; from the exons atggccttgGGGGCCGTCTACGAGgccgggctcgggcgcgacgccgcgctgcgcagGCGCCAGACCGTCACGGCGCTGGGGCACTACACGCAGGCGATAGTCCGACTACAGACGGCCATTCAAGACGGCTGGAGACGCAgcaaggcgccgccgctcgcccagcAGACGAGCATCCTCTGGACGACGCTCTTCCTGGGCCTCTTTGAGGTGGGCTTACCCGTGAGACACAGCCCAGGTGCCCTCTGCAGATGGCTGACTTTGCAGCTCATCAACGACGCGtccggcgacggctggcggCAGCACATGGTGCACggcacggccgaggcgctgcgggcggcggggcccgGGGCCTGCGCGCGGGGACCGGGCCGGGCATTTTTTGCGCAGGCGCGCGTCTTCGAGGCGTGCCGGACCATTCTCTTCAACGAGCCGACGTTCCTGACGGACGGGGCGTGGGCCGACCTGGCGCGGGGCATGTGGACAGCGGgccgtgacgatggcgatggcgacggcgacgagtggCACCCGCTCGACTCGCTGCTGGACGTCATGGTCATGTGCTCGCGGCTGCGCGTGAG GGCCGGGACGCTGATGGACGGCTGGGAcgcaggcggtggcggcgacgatgatgacgatgcagacgaggcgcgggccgtttgcgccgacggggaggggcTATGCGAAGCCCTGCGATGCTGGCGCGAGGCCTACGCCGCGGActcgaccgacgacgacactgCGATACGTGATGACGATAGCACGCTCCTGGCGCGCGTGTTCTACGCGGCCACGCGCATCTACCTGTCGGGCATCTTTGACTACCGCCGGGCGGAGTGGACGCGGCGACtacatggcggcggcggcggcgggttgaTGACGGTCATGCTGGCGCGGGACGAGGTGGACGCACACGTCGAGACGATCCTGACGCTTACGGGCGCGGCTTTGAAGGGAAGCAGCGAAGgtgggcgagacggccgcgggctgTCACCGGTGCTGTTCCTGTTCCCGCTGCGCGTCGCGGGTGCGCGAGCGGCGGACAAGCGGCGGAGGGCCCGCGTGGTGGAGCTGCTGGGACGGATACGCGGGGAGgggttcgtcgtcgcggcggcgatagAGGGCGACTTGCGGGGCGGGGTATGGCGGAGGGGGTGA
- a CDS encoding uncharacterized protein (EggNog:ENOG503P2CV~SECRETED:SignalP(1-15~SECRETED:cutsite=SSA-VL~SECRETED:prob=0.3900)~COG:I): MLLPFLIPLLGISSAVLLPPPPGPYPVALAIAPLTDPSRRDDGSALPPSSSSSSSSSSSGSPGHDVPRRRILASVFVPLRAPPTSSSSSSSADDDKGSNKVPPIRCPCRLQTLPYMTPAVAASYGAQAVQYGLPEDLYARFEMQTCDPGFIPAPQRCHLRHSRRHGRRSGKDDTPVRRDTSNGNDTAINGDRDGDDCKTPPVDSNTTSSSNNNNSDASGRGGGGRQAQLIVLTPGLGESRLLYSALARALASTAGLPVVLLDHPFEALPGVEFPDGSVVPGVDVSADDEPALGRLVRVRVDDISFLLKNIPMLLAALPPPLRQHLEHHHHDLLSRPQSQSHARAIVIGHSLGGSAAIAALAHDPAAVLAAINLDGRVVEPAREVAPLGERQQHDARAERSTEVKKTKMKKTEIKKTERTEQERKKMKKQCDGYRPLVQLGRPSHRVEDPTWDASWPYLNCNYNSSSSKSTSKSTSNSSSVQSSHNSSITRNNTSCGPVVEYSLANTTHAAFTDRPLLLRGAWASLTDAQRGMAAGLVGGMAARRLEEVLLRGVVGRVLEVARGDDYRREGGDDRGRCGGGGGGGGDGEVLLGEIGRAYHEVEVVRSRAL, translated from the exons atgcTTCTCCCTTTTCTCATCCCCCTCCTCGGCATCTCCtccgccgtcctcctcccccctccccccggcccctatcccgtcgccctcgccatcgcgccCCTCACCGACCCCtcccgccgcgacgacggcagcgccctTCCcccgtcctcatcctcatcctcatcctcctcgtcttcaggCTCTCCGGGGCATGACGTCCCCCGCCGTCGGATCCTCGCCTCCGTCTTCGTCCCGCTGCGTGCTCCccccacctcctcctcctcctcctcctccgccgacgatgacaaaGGCAGCAACAAGGTACCCCCTATTCGTTGCCCCTGCCGCCTGCAGACCCTGCCGTACATGACCCCcgccgtggcggcctcgtACGGCGCCCAGGCGGTGCAGTATGGCCTTCCTGAGGATCTGTATGCGCGGTTTGAGATGCAGACGTGCGATCCTGGGTTCATtccggcgccgcagcgctgTCATTTGCGTCAtagtcgtcgtcatggtcgaCGCAGCGGCAAGGATGACACCCCGGTGAGGCGTGATAcgagcaacggcaacgacaCTGCCATCAACGGCGAccgggacggcgacgattgCAAAACTCCCCCCGTCgacagcaacaccaccagcagcagtaaCAACAATAACAGCGATGCaagcggcagaggcggcggcggcagacaagcgcagctcatcgtcctcacccccggcctcggcgagtCCCGCCTCCTCTActcggccctcgcgcgcgccctcgccagcacAGCAGGCCTGCCcgtcgtgctgctcgacCACCCGTTCGAGGCGCTCCCGGGCGTCGAGTTCCCCGACGGGAGCGTCGTGCCGGGGGTGGACGTCTCGGCGGACGATGAGCCGGCGCTGGGGAGGCTCGTTAGG GTCCGCGTCGACGATATATCCTTCCTCCTGAAGAACATCCCCatgctcctcgccgctctcccccctccgctgcggcagcacctcgagcatcaccaccacgacctCCTTTCCCGACCCCAATCCCAGTcccacgcgcgcgccatcgtcatcggacACTCCCTCGGTggctccgccgccattgccgcccTCGCACACGACCCCgcggccgtcctcgccgccatcaacctcgacgggcgggtcGTGGAGCCTGCGCGGGAGGTGGCGCCGCTTggggagcggcagcagcacgacgcgcgcgcggagaGGAGCACGGaggtgaagaagacgaaaaTGAAGAAGACGGAAATAAAGAAGACGGAGAGGACGGAAcaggagaggaagaagatgaagaagcAGTGCGATGGGTATCGCCCCCTCGTGCAGCTCGGTCGCCCGTCGCACCGCGTCGAGGACCCGACCTGGGACGCATCCTGGCCGTACCTTAACTGCAATTACAACTCTAGCTCCTCCAAGTCCACCTCCAAGTCCACctccaacagcagcagcgttcAAAGCTCCCACAACTCCAGCATCACGAGGAACAACACCAGCTGCGGCCCCGTCGTAGAGTACTCCCTCGCCAACACCACGCACGCCGCCTTCACCGACCGCCcgctcctgctgcgcggcgcgtgGGCCTCGCTGACGGACGCGCAGAGGGGGATGGCGGCCGGGCTGGtgggcgggatggcggcgcggaggctggaggaggtgctgctgcggggggtggtggggagGGTGCTGGAGGTGGCGAGGGGGGATGATTATCGCCGCGAGGGGGGGGATGATCGTGGtcgctgtggtggtggtggtggtggtggtggtgatggtgaggTGTTGCTGGGGGAGATAGGGAGGGCGTATCACGAAGTAGAGGTCGTGCGAAGCAGGGCGCTATGA
- a CDS encoding Glycerophosphodiester phosphodiesterase (EggNog:ENOG503NY4Y~SECRETED:SignalP(1-18~SECRETED:cutsite=GNA-SP~SECRETED:prob=0.7745)~COG:S), which yields MHLTPVVAGLALAAVGNASPCPPRGGVKPIKQIELGPRPYYLVNNMTDGPLKDELQACTDKPMKPSTWSIGHRGGAPLQFPEHSRESALAGARMGAGVLECDVAFTKDRELVCRHSQCDLHTTTNIVAVPELNAKCTQPFRPAADGKPASAKCCTSDITLAEFKSLCAKMDGANTSATNPQAYLAGTPSWRTDLYATCGTVLEHKEHIALVEGLGLRHTPELKAPEVKMPFQGNYTQDMYAQQLIDNYKRARVPAERVLAQSFQYRDVLYWLKAEPAFGKTAILLDESGGTPETYPQAVQNLTTYHAAGVRTVAPPLAYLVEATKDGKIAPSAYARRANELGLAIITWSLERSGPLAAVHRNGDSYYSSIRDVIHKDGDMYELLDVLYRKVKVAGLFSDWSATVTFYANCVGVGLGSK from the coding sequence ATGCATCTGACAcccgtcgtggccgggctggcccTCGCGGCTGTCGGCAACGCCTCGCCGTGCCcaccgcgcggcggcgtcaagcccATCAAGCAGATCGAGCTCGGCCCGCGGCCGTACTATCTCGTCAACAATATGACCGACGGCccgctcaaggacgagctgcaggcgTGCACCGACAAGCCGATGAAGCCGTCAACGTGGTCCATcggccaccgcggcggcgcgccgctgcagtTCCCCGAGCACTCGCGCgagtcggcgctggcgggcgcgcgcatggGTGCCGGCGTGCTCGAGTGCGACGTGGCCTTCACCAAGGACCGCGAGCTTGTGTGCCGCCACAGCCAGTGCGACCTGCACACGACGACCAACATCGTGGCTGTGCCCGAGCTCAACGCCAAGTGCACACAGCCGTTCCGCCctgcggccgacggcaagcccgcgTCGGCCAAGTGCTGCACCAGCGACATCACGCTGGCCGAGTTCAAGTCGCTGTGCGCCAAGATGGACGGCGCCAACACGTCGGCCACGAACCCGCAGGCCTacctcgccggcacgccTAGCTGGCGGACCGACCTGTACGCGACGTGCGGCACCGTCCTGGAGCACAAGGAGCACATCGCCCTGGTCGAGGGGCTGGGCCTGCGCCACACACCCGAGCTCAAGGCGCCCGAGGTCAAGATGCCCTTCCAGGGCAACTACACGCAGGACATGTacgcgcagcagctcatcGACAACTACAAGCGCGCGCGGGTCCCCGCCGAGCGCGTCCTGGCCCAGAGCTTCCAGTACCGCGACGTGCTGTACTGGCTGAAGGCCGAGCCCGCCTTTGGCAAGACGGccatcctgctcgacgagtcGGGCGGCACCCCCGAGACGTACCCGCAGGCCGTCCAGAACCTGACGACGTaccacgcggccggcgtgcgcaccgtcgcgccgcccctggCCTACCTGGTCGAGGCcaccaaggacggcaagattGCGCCGAGCGCgtacgcccgccgcgccaacgagctgggcctcgccatcatcacctgGAGCCTCGAGCGCTCCGgcccgctggccgccgtgcacCGCAACGGCGACTCGTACTACTCGTCGATCCGCGACGTGATCCAcaaggacggcgacatgtacgagctgctcgacgtgtTGTAccgcaaggtcaaggtgGCAGGCCTGTTTTCCGACTGGAGCGCCACGGTGACGTTTTACGCCAACTGCGTGGGCGTGGGGTTGGGCAGCAAGTGA